The sequence TGAGGAGGAGGGCGTCTGAGCACTGCTCGCAATCATCGCTTATAGCCCCGTTTTATGCGGGGCTTTTTTGTACCCGTTCCGTTACGATCGGGATGCCGTCACCGAGGGTGATGGAGCCCGGCAGGCGGATCTCTCCCGATTCCCTGTTGATCAGTAATGTGCCCATGCAGTAAACGGTTCCTTTTCCCCGGCACTCTCCGGTAAGGATCGTTCTGATTTTTCCGCCCTGAATTTCAAGTATGAATCCGGTCAGTTCCAGTTCGAGAGCGATATCGAAGGGAATGGTTTTTTTGAACAGTTTCCCTGCGGCGATCTCCAGCGCCGGTTTGTGCTTCGATGATATGGTGTGTTCCGTCAATGGCACGAGAAACAGCTGATCGGGAGGATACCGGAGCGGATCGTCGTACCTGCCGAGATCCTCGTATTTTTTCCATGCGCGCAGCAGGATATCCGAAACCTCGATACCGAGCAGGTCGTCGAGATGACGGGCAACGGCGTTGACCACGGCATGCCCTTTCCCTTCAGGCACCGCTTCATGCATGTCGTCTGCAACCTCCCTGATAACTTTTTTGCCATGCAGATTTTCAAGAGCGGCATCGCTTATCGTTTCGTTTCCGAAAAAATCCCTGAGCGTGAAGCTTTCGGTATCCATATGAGTTCAGTCTGAAGTGATTGTCGGCGGTTTTCTGAAGCGGATCTCCTGAACTCCGGTATCGTGCAGAAAACCGATCGAGGCATCGTGTTTTCCCGACAATCCGGATGGCGCCCGGAACTCCTGATTCCCGTAATCCATGCGGGGCGTCACGGCTGCAGCTTCGCGCTTTTTGCCCGGATAAGACTGTTTCCGCATCCTGTTCCACAGCAGCGCGCCGCCTCCTGCAGCGAGCAGGCCGATCGTCAGCAGTTCCGGGTTAACAGGAGGAAGAGATGCATCTGCCGGTTTAAGCCTCAGGTCGATTGCCGTTCCCTTTTCCATTCTTTTGCCCGGCGTCGGGCTCTGGCCGGCGACCGTCGCTTCTGCTCCGAGGGAGTCCGGGCGAACCGTGCCGATGGCGAATCCTGCGTTCTCTATGGCCGACCGGGCTTCATGGAGTGATTTCCCGGTTACATCGGGTATATCGGCAATAACCGGAACCGACACGGTCAGATCGACGGCAGAACCTTCGCGTATCGGGAGCTGCTGCCCGTACGGCGGGTTCTGGGCAAGGATTAAGCCCGCTTTGCCCGAATGCCGCATGACGTCGATCTTTCCTGTAATCAGTTTTTTCTGACGAAGCAGGGTTTTTGCGGAATCAAGGGGAAGTCCGACAAGATTCGGGACGCGCATGGCCGTTTTCCGGGGCTGATGATCGGGAATGCTCGCCGGCGTTGAGGGGCGCCTTGGCCCGTCAGGCTCTATGACGACGACAGTCGCCGGTCTCAGGTTGTCTGCAATATTGGGCGATAGCGGGGACGCAGGGTCCGCAATAATCGGTCTGCTCCCGCAGCATCCCGCAAAAACGAGCAGGATCGGGATGACGGCAAGGGCATGCATCGCTCTTTTGTAAACCGTTGCGGATTGCATTTGGGTACCGGCTTGTTGGGTCTGCACGGAGGATGCCCGGATATGACATCGCTATCGTTCTTTACTCACATATGGAATATACTTGCTTTTTTTATTCGCCAGGCGGTAATACATATTCATTATTTGTTTTAAAACGGTAAATTACAAGAAAATTACAGGTTGCATGAATCTGCCTTTCAACCCCCTCCCAATTCCCGAACATGACAGCTGCATGCTTTTCCCTCAATCAGGATGGATCAGGATTTCTTCGATCATACATGAGTTCACAATTATTACCAATCCAGCAGTCATGCCTTCGGTACCGGTATGCACGGCGCGCGGCAATATCTTCTTTCAGGCAGAGTATATCCATATAATAAAACAGCATGCCATATGCCAAAAAACACCGAAGGAACTTCAGCCTCGGAAGTCAAGGATGCGGCGTCACCTTCCGCAGGATCGTCAACGACAGGAAAGCCCGCAACAGGATCTTCCGGTACGTCGGCGGCACCTTCCCAGGATCGGCAACAACCGGAAAACCGGCATCGGGATCGCCGGCGACAGGGGCTCCTGCTACGGGAACCCCGAGTTCAGGTACACCGGCATCAGGGACAGGAACCGCTCCTGCTGCGTCCGCATTGCAAACGACGGCAGTCGCCTGGCTGAGCAAAAATCAGGCCGCAGGCTATATCCAGCGGTTTCAGGATGCCGGGTATGACGATTTGTCGGACCTTCTTCCCGAAATCATCAGAACCGTGCTGCAGGGCGAAAAACCCGGAGTCGTCGATCGCCTGGTTCGAATCCGTACACAGGAACTCCGCCAGCCACAGCCCCTTCCTGCGCCGGCGCTTAAGCCCGGAATGGAG comes from Chlorobium limicola DSM 245 and encodes:
- a CDS encoding PASTA domain-containing protein, which encodes MQTQQAGTQMQSATVYKRAMHALAVIPILLVFAGCCGSRPIIADPASPLSPNIADNLRPATVVVIEPDGPRRPSTPASIPDHQPRKTAMRVPNLVGLPLDSAKTLLRQKKLITGKIDVMRHSGKAGLILAQNPPYGQQLPIREGSAVDLTVSVPVIADIPDVTGKSLHEARSAIENAGFAIGTVRPDSLGAEATVAGQSPTPGKRMEKGTAIDLRLKPADASLPPVNPELLTIGLLAAGGGALLWNRMRKQSYPGKKREAAAVTPRMDYGNQEFRAPSGLSGKHDASIGFLHDTGVQEIRFRKPPTITSD